A genomic stretch from Pseudomonadota bacterium includes:
- the gmd gene encoding GDP-mannose 4,6-dehydratase, with product MSKRALITGITGQDGSYLAEFLISKGYEVHGLIRRASTFNTGRIDHIYADPHTAGVKLHLYYGDLSDSGQLANLIFNVKPDEIYHLGAQSHVRVSFDIPEYTGDITALGTIRILEAIRKSGIKTKFYQASSSEMFGVAPPPQNEMTPFYPRSPYAAAKVYAFWMAVNYREGYNLFACNGILFNHESPRRGETFVTRKITRAIAKILKGNQKKLYLGNINAKRDWGFAPEYVEAMWLVLQQDKPDDYVIGTGESYAVREFLEKAFVYAGIELEWTGSGTSERGIIKSISNNVSSMFNVLSSKLDKNEQQKTSNVEPRTLNLTPGSVLVEIDPRYFRPTEVDYLQADITKARQKLGWEPRTTFEELVKIMVDYDLKLVGLEPPGEGIRICSEKCFNYTTHTFATNEHIREK from the coding sequence ATGTCAAAGCGTGCATTAATAACAGGTATTACTGGTCAAGATGGATCATATCTGGCTGAGTTTTTAATCTCAAAAGGTTATGAGGTCCATGGTTTAATACGAAGAGCGAGCACGTTTAATACAGGAAGGATAGACCATATATATGCAGACCCTCATACCGCTGGTGTAAAATTACACCTGTATTATGGTGACCTGTCAGATTCAGGCCAGCTTGCAAACCTAATCTTTAACGTAAAACCTGATGAAATTTATCACCTTGGTGCCCAAAGTCACGTTAGGGTAAGTTTCGACATACCTGAGTATACCGGAGATATAACAGCCCTCGGAACGATCAGGATACTTGAAGCAATAAGAAAAAGCGGAATAAAAACAAAATTCTACCAGGCTTCTTCTTCTGAAATGTTTGGTGTCGCCCCTCCCCCCCAGAATGAGATGACCCCCTTTTATCCAAGAAGCCCATATGCAGCGGCTAAAGTTTATGCTTTCTGGATGGCGGTGAACTATAGAGAAGGATACAATCTATTTGCATGTAACGGCATACTTTTTAATCATGAGTCACCGAGAAGAGGCGAGACATTTGTTACCAGGAAAATAACCCGAGCCATTGCAAAGATTCTGAAAGGCAATCAGAAGAAACTTTATCTTGGTAATATCAATGCAAAAAGGGATTGGGGTTTTGCACCGGAATATGTCGAGGCAATGTGGCTTGTGCTCCAGCAAGATAAACCTGACGACTATGTTATTGGAACTGGAGAAAGCTATGCTGTCCGGGAGTTTTTAGAAAAGGCTTTTGTCTATGCCGGTATTGAACTCGAATGGACTGGTTCTGGCACCTCTGAACGTGGCATCATAAAATCCATCTCAAATAATGTTAGTTCAATGTTCAATGTTCTAAGTTCAAAGTTAGATAAAAACGAGCAGCAAAAAACCTCGAACGTTGAACCCCGAACGTTGAACCTTACACCAGGCTCCGTCCTGGTGGAAATCGATCCTCGCTACTTCCGTCCTACAGAAGTTGATTATCTCCAGGCAGACATCACAAAAGCGAGGCAAAAATTGGGCTGGGAGCCACGGACTACCTTTGAAGAACTTGTAAAAATTATGGTCGACTACGACCTGAAACTCGTTGGCCTCGAACCACCAGGGGAAGGTATACGAATTTGCAGTGAAAAATGCTTCAATTACACCACCCACACCTTTGCTACCAACGAGCATATTCGAGAAAAATAG
- a CDS encoding MarR family EPS-associated transcriptional regulator, with protein MDERQFKTLKELSMEGTVSQRDLSKRIGLSLGSINYIVRELIKKGYVKTQRFKNSKNKVAYIYVLTPDGINARIKQTQIFLQKKIEEYGKLKKEIDELKREHV; from the coding sequence ATGGATGAAAGGCAGTTTAAAACCCTCAAAGAGCTTTCTATGGAAGGCACTGTCTCTCAAAGAGACCTTTCAAAAAGAATTGGTTTAAGCCTTGGGAGTATAAATTATATTGTCAGGGAGCTTATCAAAAAAGGATACGTCAAAACTCAGCGGTTTAAAAATTCAAAGAATAAAGTTGCGTACATTTATGTCCTGACCCCGGACGGAATTAACGCGAGGATTAAACAAACACAAATTTTTTTACAGAAGAAGATTGAGGAATACGGGAAGCTGAAAAAAGAAATAGATGAATTGAAGAGAGAGCATGTGTAG